CTTTGATGTCCGCGATATCCGCATCGCCAAGTCAAATGGCAACGAAAGCGAGTACCACTCGCTGCTGGATATCTACATGGCGGGTAAAACGGACCGTATCGTAAAGGGACACCTTTTTGATTTCTCGATAGGCTCCACGAATAGAAAGTATTTTCGGGTCAGGCCGCTCCCCGATATCAATCAGATGTTTGACAGCCGGATGGATAATTACCTTCGCGGTATGAAGGAGGCCATCACCCAGGTCGTTGTAAAACTGCAGTCCGATCTTCCAGACGCAGACAAGAAAACCATCGCGTCGGGCCACGTCGAGTTTTTTTCCTTGCGCAAAGCCAGTGCCGCACAAGCCGCAGGCGAAGAGTCGGCAGCAGAGGCGCAAGCCGCCAAGGCACGTTACGGCCTGCTGATGCGGGTGAAGTCGAAGATAGACCCGAACGGCAGTGACCGCGATCACAAGAACGTCCGCTATGTCTATTACGAAGTGTTCCCCCTGCAAGGGCTGATCCGTCCTCGTCATGACTTGCCCAGGTATCTGCCGAACCCGCCTCCCAGGGTGTCTAATCCCGAAAACTATGAAACGACCCAGGCCAAAGGCGTTGACGTCGCGGTTGATTACGAGGCCTATGAAAATGGCACGTCGCCGCAGGTGGGAAAATGGTCCGGCGGGTTGTTGACCGAAGCGATCAAGGGCGTTTCTTTGCCGGAACTCAGGCCGGGGCAGCAAGTGAGTACCGCGACGGATGCCGAGGCGCGTTTTGCAACCATTGGCGCGGTGGTGGCCGACCATCTGCTGCACTCGCGAGAAGCGATCAAAGCCGCCGCCAAAGGTGTGACAGAGGTGGAAAAGGAAGAGGGCAGCATCACCGCCGCCTACAACTTCGTGACGGGGCTGGTGCCGTTCTGGAGTGCTATGGAGAACGTTCTTAAAGGCAACACCAGTGCTGCGGTCAAGGACGCCGCACTCGATATCTTCGGTTTCGTCATCCCGTTTGGCAAAGGGGTCGGCCAAGCGGGCAAGGCGTTGGGCAGGGCCGGCGAAAAACTTGGCACGCGTGCGTTCAAGGCGTCGGATGTTTTACTGAAGGCTGCGTTTGGCGGCCTGAACCCCGGCGATGGTCTGGGCACTCTTGCATTGAAGGGCCTGCAAGGAGCAAAAACGCTGCTGCAAACCACGTTTCGAGAGCTGCAGGTGCTGCGTCAGCAGGGCGGCAATATTGCTTCTTACGCCAAGACCTTTGGCGTCGTCGACGGCGAGATGAAAGTGGCCGGCGCAGCCTCCGGTGTAGTGGGCGTGACGGCCAAGCGCCACGCAGGTCAATGGCATGCCTACGATTTGAAAACCGGGCAGGTCTACGGCCCGCCTCTGAAAGACTTTCGCGCGCTCCAACCGCGCCAGGGCGCCGTGAACGCTGTCGATAATGCCCTGTTCAATCGCTACGCCGTCAGCACGGCGAGGGTGGCCGGGTTAACTCCCGACAGCCAGGGCATCTATCGAGCGACGGACAACCGGCTGTACATCCGCAATGTTGATGAATCCGGCCGTGCGGCTGTTTTTCAGGTGCGCGAGGTTGGCAGCGCGGCCGATCAAACGACGGTACAAGCGCGCCTCATCAATCCCAGGACCAATCGGCAGACCGAGTTTGTGATAGGTCGCAACGCGGCAGGCGAGTGGCAGCGCCTGGGGTTGTCTGGGGGCACTCCGGTAACCGCCAAGGGGGTTTCCATCGAGCTGCCCATGGAAGAAGTCACGCGTAAAATCAGGCCCGACGGCCAGGTCGTATTCAGTGCCAGTGACAGCCATACGATGCGGTTCGATGTTGAGCTGGGCGCCTGGCGAGCAATGCATGGCAATCAGGTGCGCTGGCGAACAGGGCCTTATCAATGGGAGTCCGGCTCGGTGGAGGAGTACCTGAAAGCCAAGGACACGCTGCCCAAGTCGAGTACCGTTGAAACCATCAACTTCACGCTGCCGCGTATTCCCGATGCTGTCGCACCGATACCCAAAGAGATCAACTACCTGTGGATGGGCGGCCTGCTGCCGCCCCATCGGTTGGAGAACATAATAAACAATGCCAACAAAACGCCCGGCTACAAATCAGTTGTCAACGTGGACGCGGACACCCCTGAGGTGTTCCAGCAAATCAAGGTTGCACTTGAAGGCAAGGCGAGCAACCTTGAAGTCCGTAATTTGAATGAAAGTGATGTCTTCGCGCGGCTCAAGGCATCGGAGAGCGGCGAGGTCTACGAGTATTTCCGACATGGCCCCAAGGAAAACTATGCGGCGGCTTCGGATTGGCTTCGTTATAAGTGGAATAACGAGTTCGGCGGCATTCACCTCGACAGCAATAACATCATCATGGCCAAGGTCGACGGCCTTGAACTCAACGCGGCCCCTGGCCAAGTGTTGATGAACACGCATGTGAACAAGGACAGTGTGGGGTTTGAAGGCTATAACAACAGCGTGTTCGCCAGTCACAAAGACAACCCGGTTCTTCAGGAAATGAGTGCGACGTTGTACGAGCGCTTTAAAGCGAACAAAGCGTGGCTGGACAGCAATCGACCGTATTTGCCGGATCGTCCAACCGCGCTGGAGCAGCAAGCATTCGATGCGTATGAAAAGAGAATTTTCGAAATCACTGGGCCCATCATGATGAACGATGTTCTGGAGAAGAACATGGGTGATGCCTATCACCTAAGCTGGGTGACGGCACGACCGGACCTGGAAGGCGTCATCCTGCCCAAGGCGGAGCTGGAACACCTGTCCACTGCGTTCAACCACTACTTGCCGTTTCGCGGCAAAGTGCCGGTTGATATTGGTTCCGATACCACTATGGCCAAGCCACCGGCATCCCGCACGAACCTGTAACGCAGGCGTAGATGTGCATCAGTAAGCAATTGAAAAAGGCGGCTACCCATGCAGGTAGCCGCCTTTGTTTTACCGCCGGGTACCGCTTAATCCGGCAGTTTGAACGCCATCACATAGTCACCCTGCTTGGTGCCCAGCGAACCGTGACCGCCGGCCATGACCAGCACGTATTGCTTGCCGTTCTTGCCGGTGTAAGTCATCGGGGTGGTCTGCGCGCCTGCTGGCAGGCGGCCTTCCCACAGTTGCTTGCCGTTTTTCACGTCATAGGCACGCAGGTACTGGTCAAGGGTGCCGCTCAGGAACGCAACGCCACCCGCGGTGGTGAACGTACCACCGAGGCTAGGCACGCCCATGGTCAGCGGGATCGGAACCGGCGAGCTGTCACGCACGGTGCCGTTCTTGTGCATCCAGATGGTTTGGTGGGTGGTCAGGTCGACCGCGGCCACATAGCCCCATGCTGGTGCCTGGCACGGCAGGCCCATCGGCGACAGCAGCGCTTCGAGGATCACGCCGTATGGCGCGCCTTTGTTCGGCTGTACGCCTTCGGTTTCGCTGACGCGTGGGCCTTGCTTGGCGATCTCGGCAGCCGGGATCAGCTTCGATTTGAACGCCATGTAGCTTGGGTTCACGAACGCGATCTGGCGAACCGGGTCAACCGAGATGCCGCCCCAGTCGAACACGCCGAAGTTGCCTGGGTACACGATCGAGCCTTGCAGCGATGGCGGGGTGAACGGGCCGTCGTAGCGCATCGACTTGAAGTCGATCCGGCAGATCAGTTGGTCAAATGGCGTCACGCCCCACATGTCACGTTCCTTGAGGGGCGGTGGCATGAAGTTCAGGTCGGACTTGGGTTGGGTAGGGGACGTGCGGTCGCCCGCGACTGCGCCCTGTGGCACCGGGATTTCATTGATCGGCACGACCGGTTGGCCGGTGGCGCGGTCGAGCACGTAGATGCTGCCTTGCTTGGTCGATGCCATCACCGCTTGCTTGACGCCGTCAGCGGTCTTGATGTCGATCAGCGAAGGCTGGCCGCCCACGTCCATGTCCCACAGGTCGTGGTGGGTGAACTGGAAGGTCCACTTCACGTGGCCGGTGTCGATGTCCAGGGCGGTCAGGCCAGCGGCGTATTTCTCGGAGTCATCGGTACGGTCGCCGCCATACTGGTCGGGCATCTGGTTGCCCATCGGCAGGTACAGCGTGCCGAGTTTTTCATCCACGGCGAACATGGACCACATGTTCGGCGAGTTGCGGGTGTAGGTCTTGCCCTCGGCCAACGGGGTGGTGTCGTCCGGGTTGCCGCTGTCCCAGTTCCACACCAGCTTGCCGGTGTGCACGTCGAACGCGCGGATCACGCCGCTTGGCTCGTCGGTGGAAACGTTGTCGGTCACGTGACCACCGATCACGACCAGGTTTTTGGTCACGGCCGGTGGCGACGTGGAGTAGTAACCGCCTGGGGCGAAGCTGCCGATGTTGGCGCGCAGGTCGACCTGGCCTTTGTCACCGAAGTCTTCGCACATCTTGCCGGTGTCGGCGTTCAGGGCGATCAGACGGGTGTCGGCGGTTGGCACGAAGATGCGTTTCGGGCAGGCGGTTGGCGCGGCGGCCGGGCTGGCGCTGCCGGTTGGGCTCTGCTCGGAGGCGTAGACGGCGTCATCGTGGTACGACACGCCACGGCAGGTCATGTGCGCCCAACCCTTGAAGTTCTCAGCACCCTGGGTGGTGATCTTCGGGTCGAAACGCCAGATTTCCTTGCCGGTGTCCGGGTCCAGGGCGATGACCTGGCTGTGCGGGGTACACACGTACAGCATGCCGTTGACTTTCAGCGGGGTATTTTCCGCGGTGGTTTCACCGGGGTCGCCCGCGCCAGGAATGTCACCGGTACGGAAGGTCCAGGCCGGCACCAGCTTGTGAGCGTTTTCCGGGGTGATCTGCGCCAGTGGCGAGTAACGGTCACCGAAGGCCGAACGGCCGTAGGAATTCCAGTCACCATCAGCCTGGCTCGGTGCAGCGCTGGCCATGCCTGGCACTGCATCGCGGTCCAGTTGGCCGGTCTTGACCATTTCACCCGGGTTGGTGAATTGGCTGGCCAGGGCGGTAGCGCCCGCCAGCACCACGGCCACGCTCAGCGCGCCGGTGCCCAGCGGCGCGGCTTGACCACGCAGCAACGGACGGCGAAACCACGGCAGCAACATGACGATGCCCAAGGCGAACAGCAGGGCCAGGCGCGGTACCAATTGCCACCAATCCAGGCCGACTTCCCACAGGGCCCACACGGTACTGGCGAACAGCACCAATGCGTACAGGCCCAGCGCAGCGCGGCGGGTAGCCAGCAGCAAAACGCCAGTCAAGGCGATGCCGATACCGGCCAGCAGGTAATACAGCGAGCCGCCGAGCATGCTCAGCTTGACCCCACCGGCCAGCAAGGCCAGCCCCATGATCAGCAGCAAGACACCCAGCAACCTGGGCAGCAGGCGGCTTGGGCTTGAGGCACCATCAGTGCTCATAGTGTGTTTCTCCGTTACGTTGGAATTATGTAACCCCGTGCTTCACTGTAGATGACGATTCGTCACGGGCTTGGTTCATCGTTTTTTTTGGTTTTTTCCCTGAATAACCGGGTTATCCACGGGCGGGCAATAAACCCCCGAGCGCAGGCCGATTTAAGACAGCGCTGTCTCTGCATGAAGGGAGATTCGGCAAATGGGGTCGACCGGGAGGTGAAGCGTTTCAGGTTGTTGCGAAGGATAATGCGGCGGGGCGTTTAGAGAAAGGGTGAATCGCAAGATGCATCATTTCAGATTTGGTAACAGTGACAGATAGTCGCTGCAAATGAGAGTGTGGGAGGGGGCTTGCTCCCGATAGCGGTCTGTCAGTCAGGAATGTGCCGACTGACACTCCGCTATCGGGGGCAAGCCCCCTCCCACAGGGGTTTCAAGCGCTGGTTAGAAGGTGGTGCGCACGCCAAACTGCACACTGCGCCCTGGTGCCGGCGCAATGTCGCGCAGGATCGAGCTGGCGTAGCGCACGGTCTGGTTGGTCAGGTTTTCACCGTTGACGAACGCCAGCCATTGGCTGCTGCCGACAGTGAAGTGGTAGCCCGCGCTTGCGCCCAGGGTGGTGTAGCCGTCGGTGCCGCTTTCATTGCTCGGCACGCGCCCCTGGCCGGCGGCATGTTCCACGTCGATACGCGCCTGCCAGCGGTCCAGCTCCCACAGCAAGCCGCTGTTCAAGCGCAGCGGCGCGATGCGCGGCAGGGCCTCGCCGGTGTCCAGGTTGGTGGCGCGGGTGTAGTCGCCCGACAGCTCCAGGGCGAACTTGCCGTAGGCGCCTTCGCCAAGTTTCCAATGATCCTGCGCTTCGAAGCCGGCGAAACGTGCGCGTACGCCGGAGTAGGTGTACTCGGGAATACCGCCCGCGTCCTCTTCACCTTCGTCATTGAGCGTACGACCCGTGCCGAGCAAGCCGATGTAATTGGAGAAGCGGCTGTAGAACACACCGAAGCTGCCTTTGTGGGTGCCGTTGTCGAAGCGCAGGGCCAAGTCGCTGGACACGGTTTTCTCTTTCGACAGGTTCGCATCGCCCAGTTCGTAGGTGCCGGTGGCAACGTGCGCGCCATTGGCGTACAGCTCGTAGAAGGTGGGGGCACGTTCGGTGTAGCCCAGGGTGGCGGCCAATGACCAGACCGGCGTCAGCGTGTAGACCGCGCCGGAGGACAGGCTGCCGGCAGTGAAGTCATTGGTCTTGTCGGCAGTGGCGAAGCGCGCGTTGCCCTTGGCATCCGGATCGACGCTGGTGTGTTCCAGGCGCCCGCCGAGGCTGAGCTTGAGGCGCTCGGTGGCTTGCATCTCCTCAAGAATGAACAGTGCGCCGGCGTTGGTATCGGTCTGGGGCACGAAGGCTTCTTCACCCAGGGCCGAGAATTCGTTGCGGGTCACTTGTGCGCCGACCACGCCGTTGAACGGACCGATCGGCTGGTGGCGGGCTTCCACCCGCGCCTCATAGCCTTTGTTCTTGAAGGTGGTGCCGGTCTCGCCGCCTTCGATCTCGCGGTGCTGATAGTCGGTGTAGCCGGCGTCGACTTTGACCGAGGTAAACGGGCCTTGCAGGTTGCGCATTTCGGAGGCGAACGCGTAGTGCTCCTGCTGCATGCGGATGCGCACGTCCTGTTCGGCAGGGGAGCCATAGTTGCTGTCGTAGTTGCTGTAGGACAGCCCCGCGTAGCCATCATCCCAAGTGTAGGAACCGCCCACCGCGCCGCCATCCTGGCGCCCATCGCTGTTGCCCAGGCGGCCATGCTTGCCGGGGCCATCGTCGGATTCGGGGGCATGGCGGCTGCGCGCATAACCCGGAATTTTCAGGTCGTTGAATTCCCGCGCATTGGCGTCCAGGTGCAAGGCGAAGGTACCGTCGCCGGCCTCCAGCTTGCCCGCGCTGCTGCGGGTGGTGTCGGCGCCGCCGTAGCGCAGTTCACCGGCACCGTGAATGCCTTCGATGGCTGCGGTGGGGATGCGGTTGTCGAAGGTATTGACCACGCCGCCGATGGCGCTGCCGCCGTACAACAAGGCCGCCGGGCCGCGCAGGATTTCGACACGATCGACGTTGATCGGGTCCAGCGGCACGGCGTGGTCATAGGACAGCGACGAGGCATCCAGCGCGCCTACGCCGTTGCGCAGGATGCGAATGCGATCGCCGTCCTGGCCGCGAATGATCGGCCGGCTGGCGCCTGGGCCAAAGTAGGAAGACGACACCCCTGGCTGCTTGTTGAGGGTTTCGCCCAGGCTGCCTTTTTGCTGCAGGGTCAGGTCATCGCCTTCGAGCACGGTGGTGGGGGAGGCCAGTTGCTCGCTGCCCAGCGGATTGCCGGTGATGATTTGAGGTTGCAGTTCCAGGGCATGGGCTTCGGACCCGATCAGCAGGGCGGCGGCGAGGGGCGACAGGCGCCAGAGACAAGAGAGGGACATAGGACATTCCTTGGCAGGATCTTGATAAGTATCGTTACAATATAACATCTCTTTTTTGGCTGGAAGGGGGAACTTTTACCGACGCGCTATATTCAATGCAGAGCTTCCACCGTCACGCCCCGTCGGCTAAGGTGCGCGGCTGTATTTCCTCTCTCGCAAAAGGCCCGGCATGACCGCGACAAGCAACGACCCGCTCCACGGCGTGACCCTGCAACACGTCCTCACCACCCTGGTGGAACACTACGAATGGGCGGGCCTGGCCGAACGCATCGACATTCGCTGCTTCAAGAGCGACCCCAGCATCAAGTCGAGCCTGACTTTCCTGCGCAAGACCCCTTGGGCCCGAGAAAAAGTCGAAGGCTTGTACGTCAAGCTGATGCGCACCAAACGCCCGTTGGATTGAACCCGTGAAGCGCTTTGTCGCAGTGGCCGCGTTGGCCGGTTGGGCGGGGTTGGCGATCCAGCAGTACCTGATTTTGTACTCGCGCTGGTCCAGCGGCGCCAGCCTGCTGGGCGGCTTGATCAGTTTCCTGAGTTTCTTCACGGTGCTGACCAATACCCTGGTGGTGGTGGTGCTGAGCTATTGGCTGGTCAAGCGCGAGTCCGCCGCCAAGCGGGTTTTTCTCGCGCCTGTGATCAGCAGCGGTATTGCCGTGAGCATCGTCGTGGTGAGTCTGGCCTACAACCTGTTGCTGCGGCACTTGTGGACCCCGGAGGGGTTTCAATTCATCGCCGATGAATTGCTGCACGACGTGATGCCGGTGCTGTTTCTGATCTTTTGGTGGCGGTGCGTGCCTAAGGGCAGCTTGCGGGTCAAGCACATTGCCGGGTGGGTGATTTACCCCTTGGTGTACTTCGCCTATGTGCTGCTGCGCGGGCATCTGCTGGGGCAGTATCAATACCCGTTCATCGATGTGGACAGCCTGGGTTATCCACAGGTGTTCGTGAATGCCGGGGGGATTTTGCTGGGGTTCATCGTGATTGCGCTGGCGGTAGTAGGGCTGGATAACCGCTTGAAATCACCCTGAATTTTAAAGTGGGCACAGTCAATGTGGGAGGGGGCTTGCCCCCGATGGAATGTCAGTGAATGCATCAGTGACTGACAAACTGCCATCGGGGGCAAGCCCCCTCCCACATTTTGACCGCGTCAGGCTGGTTCCTCTTCACTGCCTTCGGCCCGCCAGTAACCTGCGGCCTTGAGGTATTGCTCATCGACCTTGTGCGTATCCAGCAACACCCGCCGCACCTGGCGCGACAGCTTGCTCTCGGTTGCGACAAAGCTGTACAGCGTGCCGCCGGGCAGCGTCAGGTTACGCACCACGTCGAGCAGGTCGTCCTGGCCGCGCACCACCCAAACAATTTCGACATCCGCAGCGCTTTGCAGCACCTGGCGTTCGGCGGCATCGGCAATTTCAATCACCGCCAGCACCTTGCGCCCGGCGGGCAGTTCTTCCAGACGGCGACCGATCGCGGGCAGGGCGGTTTCATCGCCGATCAGCAGGTAGCTGTCGAACATATCCGGCACGATCATCGAGCCCCGTGGCCCGCCGATATACAGGTGCTGGCCGACCTGCGCCTGTTCGGCCCAGGTGGAGGCAGGGCCATCGCCGTGCAGCACGAAGTCGATATCCAGTTCGCCAATGCTCAGGTCGAAGCGCCGTGGCGTGTAGTCGCGCATCGCCGGTTGCGGGCCGTCACCCTTGATGGTGAACGTCGGGCTTTCCAGCGCCGCTTGTTCGGCGGCGTTCTGCGCGAATAAAAGCTTGATGTGGTCGTCACTGCCCAGGCTGACAAAGCCCGCCAGTTCCGGGCCGCCCAGGGTGATGCGGCGCATGCGCGGGGTGATGTCCTCCACGCGCAGTACTTGCAGGCGGCGGCGTTTGATTTCGTGGGTCACGCGATGAATGGTGGGTGTGTTCATTGGTCTTTCCCGTCGGCAATGGCTTGCGCGGTGCGGTTGAGCAGCGCCGCGACACGCGTGATTTCTTCAGGGCTCCAGCGCCCGTGGTGCGAGTGCAAGGCATGGCGCAGGTTGTGCACCGCCTCATGGATTTGCGGGGGGCGGTCCTGGCCGCGCAGCGAGCGCTTGCTGACGTCAATGCGCATGCGCACGCCATCCAGGGCAACGGCTTGCTCGCTTAGGAAGAGACGGCCGGCGTCGGTGATGGTGTAGCGCTTTTTTCCGCCTTCGGCATCGCCGCTGATCAACTCGCTCTCTTCGAGAAAGGTCAGGGTGGGGTAGATCACGCCGGGACTGGGGCTGTAGGCGCCGTCGAACAGGCTTTCGATCCGGCGGATCAGGTCGTAGCCATGGCAGGGCTGTTCGGCGATCAAGGCCGGCAGCAGCAGTTTCAGGTCGCCTGGGGCAAAGACGCGTGGCCCTCGCCCGCCGCGTTCGCGGCCGATGCGTTTGTCGAAGCCGTCGCGGCTGTCGTGGGGGTGGTGCTCTCTCATGTTTTCTGCGCTCTTCGATAGGGTTAGATACAACTTAAGATATATCTTATCGCTGGCGCAAGCCTTCCGGACCGACGGTTGCTCCGGCACCGTCAACGCTGAGTCGACTGGCGGTCGTCCTGTCAATTGCAATTATTTGAAGTAAGCGTATAACTATTTAGAGTAACTGCTCAGTTGTTCCAAATATATTGTGTTTGAACTTTAAGTGGCCGTGAGCCTAGGCATGACGCTCCGTCTTCCACCCACTTCTTACAGATGAGTTTTTGGTTTATTTGTTAACGATGAGTCTATGTAGGTGGTTTCTTACAGCCATAAATTAAGTTTTGGCAAAGTGCCATCTTTTTCCTTCGAGCCCAGTATCTTTGGGCTACGGTTCAACAGGAAGTGCCTTGCATACCCGCATTTGAATTCAGTGGATCATTGTCTGGCGTTGCGGCGACTCAACTAACTGAGCGCAACGCGGTTTCGTTGTAAGTCCTCTAAAGCCTAGTGCTTTTATTAAACTTACCGACGAGTCACTCACTGTTTACAACTACGGGTATTGACCATGTTCAAGAAGTTTGCATTTGCTGCCTCCCTGACTGCTATTGCGCTGAGCACCTCGCCGGCGTTCGCTGCCGGCGAGGCCAGCCACACCGTCAACCTCAAGGCAAACATCCCGACCACCGTGTTCCACGCCCAACCGCGTGATCCGAACTGGGGCCGTGACGAAACCATGAACTACAACCTGGTGAGTGGTGAGCTGTCGCCTCTGAGCGCGATCTACGACATTCGCAACACCAACGGTTCGGTGCATGCCTACATCGAAGGCGGCCCGGCCGTGTTGTTCAACGGTGACGCTGCGCAAAACATCCCGCTGACCACCACCCTCAACGGCGTCACCCTGACCGGTACCCCACAGGAAGTGGTCAACGAAGCCGACTCCACGCCAGGTGTTGGCGCTGAAATGCGCATCGCTGCCGCCAAGCCGAGCGCTACCCAGCGTGGTTCCTATACCGCAGTAATGCCGGTGGTATTCGATGCGGTACTGCCTGTAGCGCCTTGATGTGGATGCAGACCCGCTGAGCGAACGCTTGCGGGTCATTTACAGGCCGGTGGGGTCCCTCTCCTCCATCCCGCCGGCCTGGTTTTCAACCCGTCTCTTGGCCTTCAGAGTATTCCGTTCATGTTCCCGATGACTCACATCGCGGCGACGCTTGCGCTATTGATAGGTACGAGTGCACTGGCAGCCCAGGCCAACGCCGCCTCGACTCCCGGTAGTCTGATCACCCAGGCCCAAGGCTTGCCCTCGGGTTTTGCCGAGCATTTTTTCGATGTGCCGCTGGCTGTGCGCATCGACCTTGACCAGCAACCGCTGGGCGAAGCGCTGATCGTATTGACCCAGGATGACCGCGTCAGCCTGCTGGAATTTACCGACACCGCCGACAGCAAAGTCCCGGCCGTCACCCGCGACACCTGGCAGGCGATCCTGGAAAAAGGCGTGGCCCTGGGCGCGTGTACCCAGTCGTGCCCGCAGCAACTGGTATCGGCCTTCTACAACCTGGAAAGCTCACAGCTGTCGATCATCACCCAGAACGTGGAGCGCACCGACGACGCGCCGCGTTATTACGCGCAGCCCGAAAACGGCAGCCTGGGCCTGATCATCAACAATCAGCTCAACCTCAACGGCGGCCAGGAACAGGACCTGGGCGGGCGTTACGGCCTGCAGGCCAGTTCCAGCATCGGCAACTGGAGCCAGGTCTTCAATTTGCAACTGGCGCGCCAGAGCGGCGCCGATGAACCCATGCGCCATGCTATCCATGAGCTGTACACCCAGCGTGAACTGGAAGGCAATTTCTTTCGCCTGGGCCATTTCACCCCCAATTCCGATGGCCTCACCCGACAACTGCGCAGCTTCGGCGCAAGCCCCGACACGGCGGTGGGCGCGATGTACGGCAGTTCCGACAGTCTGGCTATCAACAATCCCAAGCCCAGCGTCTACCCGATCTACGTCACGGCCAACCGCCAGGCGGCGGTGGAGATCTATCGCAACGGCCTGTTGATCAACACCCAGGCGGTGGCGGCCGGTCTGCAGACCCTGGATACGCGCCCGCTGCCCGGCGGTATCTATGA
This region of Pseudomonas sp. MUP55 genomic DNA includes:
- a CDS encoding CS1 type fimbrial major subunit, which gives rise to MFKKFAFAASLTAIALSTSPAFAAGEASHTVNLKANIPTTVFHAQPRDPNWGRDETMNYNLVSGELSPLSAIYDIRNTNGSVHAYIEGGPAVLFNGDAAQNIPLTTTLNGVTLTGTPQEVVNEADSTPGVGAEMRIAAAKPSATQRGSYTAVMPVVFDAVLPVAP
- a CDS encoding glucose/quinate/shikimate family membrane-bound PQQ-dependent dehydrogenase yields the protein MSTDGASSPSRLLPRLLGVLLLIMGLALLAGGVKLSMLGGSLYYLLAGIGIALTGVLLLATRRAALGLYALVLFASTVWALWEVGLDWWQLVPRLALLFALGIVMLLPWFRRPLLRGQAAPLGTGALSVAVVLAGATALASQFTNPGEMVKTGQLDRDAVPGMASAAPSQADGDWNSYGRSAFGDRYSPLAQITPENAHKLVPAWTFRTGDIPGAGDPGETTAENTPLKVNGMLYVCTPHSQVIALDPDTGKEIWRFDPKITTQGAENFKGWAHMTCRGVSYHDDAVYASEQSPTGSASPAAAPTACPKRIFVPTADTRLIALNADTGKMCEDFGDKGQVDLRANIGSFAPGGYYSTSPPAVTKNLVVIGGHVTDNVSTDEPSGVIRAFDVHTGKLVWNWDSGNPDDTTPLAEGKTYTRNSPNMWSMFAVDEKLGTLYLPMGNQMPDQYGGDRTDDSEKYAAGLTALDIDTGHVKWTFQFTHHDLWDMDVGGQPSLIDIKTADGVKQAVMASTKQGSIYVLDRATGQPVVPINEIPVPQGAVAGDRTSPTQPKSDLNFMPPPLKERDMWGVTPFDQLICRIDFKSMRYDGPFTPPSLQGSIVYPGNFGVFDWGGISVDPVRQIAFVNPSYMAFKSKLIPAAEIAKQGPRVSETEGVQPNKGAPYGVILEALLSPMGLPCQAPAWGYVAAVDLTTHQTIWMHKNGTVRDSSPVPIPLTMGVPSLGGTFTTAGGVAFLSGTLDQYLRAYDVKNGKQLWEGRLPAGAQTTPMTYTGKNGKQYVLVMAGGHGSLGTKQGDYVMAFKLPD
- a CDS encoding VF530 family DNA-binding protein, whose translation is MTATSNDPLHGVTLQHVLTTLVEHYEWAGLAERIDIRCFKSDPSIKSSLTFLRKTPWAREKVEGLYVKLMRTKRPLD
- a CDS encoding TonB-dependent receptor codes for the protein MSLSCLWRLSPLAAALLIGSEAHALELQPQIITGNPLGSEQLASPTTVLEGDDLTLQQKGSLGETLNKQPGVSSSYFGPGASRPIIRGQDGDRIRILRNGVGALDASSLSYDHAVPLDPINVDRVEILRGPAALLYGGSAIGGVVNTFDNRIPTAAIEGIHGAGELRYGGADTTRSSAGKLEAGDGTFALHLDANAREFNDLKIPGYARSRHAPESDDGPGKHGRLGNSDGRQDGGAVGGSYTWDDGYAGLSYSNYDSNYGSPAEQDVRIRMQQEHYAFASEMRNLQGPFTSVKVDAGYTDYQHREIEGGETGTTFKNKGYEARVEARHQPIGPFNGVVGAQVTRNEFSALGEEAFVPQTDTNAGALFILEEMQATERLKLSLGGRLEHTSVDPDAKGNARFATADKTNDFTAGSLSSGAVYTLTPVWSLAATLGYTERAPTFYELYANGAHVATGTYELGDANLSKEKTVSSDLALRFDNGTHKGSFGVFYSRFSNYIGLLGTGRTLNDEGEEDAGGIPEYTYSGVRARFAGFEAQDHWKLGEGAYGKFALELSGDYTRATNLDTGEALPRIAPLRLNSGLLWELDRWQARIDVEHAAGQGRVPSNESGTDGYTTLGASAGYHFTVGSSQWLAFVNGENLTNQTVRYASSILRDIAPAPGRSVQFGVRTTF
- a CDS encoding Pr6Pr family membrane protein; the protein is MKRFVAVAALAGWAGLAIQQYLILYSRWSSGASLLGGLISFLSFFTVLTNTLVVVVLSYWLVKRESAAKRVFLAPVISSGIAVSIVVVSLAYNLLLRHLWTPEGFQFIADELLHDVMPVLFLIFWWRCVPKGSLRVKHIAGWVIYPLVYFAYVLLRGHLLGQYQYPFIDVDSLGYPQVFVNAGGILLGFIVIALAVVGLDNRLKSP
- a CDS encoding PadR family transcriptional regulator → MREHHPHDSRDGFDKRIGRERGGRGPRVFAPGDLKLLLPALIAEQPCHGYDLIRRIESLFDGAYSPSPGVIYPTLTFLEESELISGDAEGGKKRYTITDAGRLFLSEQAVALDGVRMRIDVSKRSLRGQDRPPQIHEAVHNLRHALHSHHGRWSPEEITRVAALLNRTAQAIADGKDQ
- a CDS encoding siderophore-interacting protein, coding for MNTPTIHRVTHEIKRRRLQVLRVEDITPRMRRITLGGPELAGFVSLGSDDHIKLLFAQNAAEQAALESPTFTIKGDGPQPAMRDYTPRRFDLSIGELDIDFVLHGDGPASTWAEQAQVGQHLYIGGPRGSMIVPDMFDSYLLIGDETALPAIGRRLEELPAGRKVLAVIEIADAAERQVLQSAADVEIVWVVRGQDDLLDVVRNLTLPGGTLYSFVATESKLSRQVRRVLLDTHKVDEQYLKAAGYWRAEGSEEEPA